The Methylomusa anaerophila genome has a segment encoding these proteins:
- a CDS encoding BRO-N domain-containing protein, translating to MSNKATNIRTEIWNGHKIRFVEKEPNDWWAVLADVAKAMELSAKGVKQRLPKEVISNYPLHTLGGIQEMLIVSEYGIYETVFESRKKEAKDFKRWVFDMLRTLRQSSGIEGFQIFRMLDKEHQREAMAKLNGSLEKPVPRDFMKANTITNKCVSSMFGHSKMLKKDQMTPEMLVQRQQVLADTVNLMGIVEKFGLNVSVSEMMYGKYLV from the coding sequence ATGAGTAATAAAGCCACAAATATCCGCACTGAAATCTGGAACGGTCACAAAATACGTTTTGTGGAAAAAGAACCTAACGACTGGTGGGCGGTGTTGGCCGATGTAGCAAAGGCAATGGAATTATCTGCAAAAGGCGTAAAGCAGCGTTTACCCAAGGAGGTCATTTCAAATTACCCCCTTCACACACTCGGCGGCATACAAGAAATGTTAATCGTTAGTGAATACGGCATCTATGAAACAGTATTCGAGAGTCGCAAGAAAGAAGCAAAAGATTTTAAGCGTTGGGTATTCGATATGCTTCGAACCCTCCGCCAATCCTCCGGCATTGAGGGCTTCCAAATTTTCCGCATGCTGGACAAAGAACACCAGCGGGAAGCTATGGCAAAGCTTAACGGTTCGCTTGAAAAACCGGTACCACGGGATTTCATGAAAGCCAACACAATCACAAACAAATGCGTTTCTTCGATGTTTGGCCATTCTAAGATGCTCAAGAAGGACCAAATGACACCAGAAATGCTGGTCCAGCGGCAGCAGGTACTGGCCGATACAGTGAACCTGATGGGAATTGTGGAGAAGTTTGGGTTGAATGTATCGGTGAGTGAAATGATGTATGGAAAGTATTTAGTTTAG
- the acpP gene encoding acyl carrier protein translates to MFEKIKEIIANKLGVDPDDITPETNADDLGADSLDAIEIVIDIEVEFGIDIPDSELCGSDRTVGALVSVIEKNSYGK, encoded by the coding sequence GTGTTTGAGAAAATTAAAGAAATTATTGCCAATAAACTCGGCGTGGATCCGGATGATATTACCCCCGAAACTAATGCCGATGATTTGGGCGCGGATTCCTTGGACGCTATTGAAATTGTAATAGATATTGAAGTTGAATTTGGTATTGATATTCCTGATAGCGAGTTGTGCGGGAGTGACAGGACGGTTGGGGCTCTGGTGAGCGTGATCGAAAAGAATTCATATGGCAAATAG
- a CDS encoding AAA family ATPase, with protein sequence MIKINSLEVENVKRVKAVRLEPTPSGLTIIGGKNGQGKTSILDSVAWLFGGNKFKPSDAKREGSMVDPILHAVLSNGLVVERKGVNSALKVIDPQGNKSGQQLLDEFIEELALDLPKFMKASSKEKANILLQIIGVGDKLHALDVEESQLYNRRTEIGRIADQKKKFAAEMTSYPEAPKELVSASELIKKQQDILARNGENQRKRDNIEYLRNRHKTLGETISDLKSKLDELINEQNSVYSDLEIAHKSAQDLIDESTTELEESIANIDAINVKVRANYDKGKAEIDAEDYHNQYNDLTAEIEKVRQNRIDLLKTAKLPLEDLSVENGELVYKGFKWDNMSGSEQLKVATAIVRKLNPNCGFVLIDKLEQMDMDTLKEFGAWLETEGLQVIATRVTTSKNECAIIIEDGYIKEELAPVMPEPKNTWERGKF encoded by the coding sequence ATGATAAAAATCAATAGTTTGGAAGTTGAAAACGTAAAACGGGTTAAAGCCGTAAGGCTGGAACCGACACCGTCGGGGCTTACTATCATAGGCGGCAAAAACGGCCAGGGTAAAACCTCTATATTGGATAGCGTCGCCTGGTTATTTGGTGGAAACAAGTTTAAGCCTTCAGATGCAAAGCGAGAAGGATCCATGGTAGATCCCATTTTGCATGCCGTTCTATCCAACGGTCTTGTAGTGGAGCGTAAAGGCGTCAACAGTGCCCTGAAGGTTATCGATCCGCAGGGAAACAAGAGCGGCCAGCAACTGCTGGATGAATTTATTGAAGAGTTAGCCCTGGACCTTCCCAAGTTCATGAAAGCCAGTAGCAAAGAAAAAGCAAATATTCTTCTGCAAATTATCGGCGTAGGCGATAAGCTCCACGCCCTAGATGTGGAAGAATCCCAGCTATATAACCGCCGTACCGAGATCGGCCGAATTGCCGACCAAAAGAAAAAATTCGCTGCTGAGATGACCAGCTATCCGGAGGCGCCCAAAGAACTGGTTTCCGCTTCTGAACTCATCAAAAAACAGCAGGATATCTTGGCCCGGAACGGCGAGAACCAGCGTAAACGCGATAACATTGAGTATTTGAGGAATAGACATAAAACTTTAGGTGAAACGATTAGTGATTTAAAAAGTAAGTTAGATGAATTAATTAATGAGCAAAATAGCGTTTATTCCGACCTCGAAATCGCCCATAAATCTGCTCAAGACCTCATTGATGAAAGCACAACTGAACTAGAAGAAAGCATTGCCAATATTGACGCCATTAACGTCAAAGTCCGGGCCAACTACGATAAAGGAAAAGCCGAAATCGACGCCGAGGATTACCATAATCAATATAACGATCTAACTGCAGAAATCGAAAAGGTCCGACAGAATCGGATCGATCTTCTAAAAACCGCCAAGCTTCCTCTGGAAGATCTGTCCGTTGAAAACGGTGAGTTAGTCTATAAAGGGTTCAAATGGGACAACATGAGCGGATCCGAGCAACTTAAAGTTGCCACCGCTATTGTTCGGAAGCTAAATCCAAATTGCGGTTTTGTTCTTATCGATAAGTTGGAGCAAATGGATATGGACACCTTGAAAGAATTCGGCGCTTGGCTGGAAACCGAAGGACTGCAGGTCATTGCCACCCGCGTTACCACCTCAAAAAACGAGTGCGCCATAATTATTGAAGATGGCTATATCAAAGAAGAATTGGCGCCGGTCATGCCGGAACCAAAAAATACCTGGGAAAGGGGTAAATTCTAG
- a CDS encoding ATP-binding protein, with amino-acid sequence MALTISRGVVFKAQKVCVYGPEGIGKSTFASQFPEPVFIDTEGSTNLMNVARFPRPSSWTMLLSMIKQVATTPGCCKTLVIDTVDWAEQLCISHICATYDKKGIEDFGYGKGYVFVKEEIGRFLNLLSDVIEAGINVVLTAHTTIRKFELPDECGSFDRYELKLGNKTGGQTSALVKEWADMVLFVNYKQYVVEVDKKKKAQGGSRVMHTQHHPCWDAKNRHDLKPELPFEYVQIAYCIPNHIDGEPKAELNPETKPEPASTASTAAAPVETKPPKEAKPDTPPQTAPPVSAAAVAAAGPLKQKKPDLEGLPKSLADLMAANDVTVGEIQNVVSMKGYYPKDTPLQNYDTSFIDGVLVGAWEQVIAMIQQEREMPF; translated from the coding sequence GTGGCACTTACTATTTCACGCGGCGTTGTATTTAAGGCTCAGAAAGTTTGCGTGTATGGTCCGGAGGGAATTGGAAAGTCTACATTTGCTTCCCAATTTCCTGAGCCGGTATTCATTGATACCGAGGGCAGCACAAACCTGATGAACGTGGCACGGTTCCCACGCCCCAGTAGCTGGACTATGCTGCTATCAATGATTAAGCAGGTAGCGACTACGCCAGGTTGCTGCAAAACACTGGTCATTGATACAGTGGACTGGGCCGAGCAGTTATGCATTTCCCATATTTGCGCGACTTATGACAAAAAGGGAATTGAGGATTTTGGCTATGGCAAAGGATACGTTTTTGTAAAAGAAGAAATTGGCCGTTTCCTAAATCTCCTGAGTGACGTAATCGAGGCTGGTATCAATGTTGTGTTGACGGCGCATACAACCATCCGCAAATTCGAATTGCCAGATGAATGCGGTAGCTTTGACCGATATGAATTAAAACTCGGTAATAAAACCGGAGGGCAAACTTCCGCACTGGTGAAGGAATGGGCCGACATGGTTCTTTTTGTTAACTACAAGCAATATGTCGTCGAGGTAGATAAAAAGAAAAAGGCGCAAGGCGGATCACGTGTCATGCATACCCAGCACCACCCCTGCTGGGATGCCAAGAACCGGCATGATCTAAAGCCGGAATTGCCTTTTGAGTATGTCCAGATTGCCTATTGCATACCAAATCATATTGATGGTGAGCCAAAAGCAGAGCTAAACCCAGAGACAAAACCGGAGCCTGCCTCTACTGCTTCAACTGCTGCCGCCCCTGTTGAAACGAAACCACCGAAGGAAGCTAAGCCCGACACTCCGCCACAAACAGCGCCGCCAGTCTCAGCGGCAGCGGTGGCGGCCGCCGGTCCACTAAAACAGAAAAAACCGGACTTAGAAGGTCTACCAAAATCACTTGCCGATTTGATGGCGGCAAATGATGTCACCGTGGGCGAAATACAGAATGTCGTATCTATGAAAGGGTACTACCCTAAGGATACGCCACTTCAAAACTATGACACAAGTTTTATTGACGGTGTGCTGGTGGGGGCCTGGGAACAGGTAATTGCCATGATTCAGCAAGAAAGAGAAATGCCATTTTAA
- a CDS encoding DUF669 domain-containing protein codes for MSIFNSIGTDITDDRELGWDDEIEKDSASFIMLPEGEYEFTVKEFERTRYNGGDKLPACNQAKLKLEVVTEKGTAVISHNLFLHSRTEGMVSAFFVAIGQKKHGEKLKMNWSKVIGAKGRAKIGTREHNGNTYNEVKRFLEPEAATQPASGKNFKPGSF; via the coding sequence ATGTCAATTTTTAATTCCATAGGGACCGATATCACGGATGATAGGGAACTTGGCTGGGATGATGAGATAGAGAAGGATAGTGCTAGTTTTATTATGTTGCCGGAAGGTGAGTACGAATTTACCGTCAAGGAATTTGAGCGCACTCGCTACAATGGCGGCGACAAGCTGCCGGCATGCAACCAGGCGAAGTTGAAGCTGGAAGTCGTAACCGAAAAAGGAACTGCTGTTATTAGTCATAACCTGTTTTTACACAGCCGAACCGAAGGAATGGTCAGTGCATTTTTCGTGGCAATCGGCCAGAAAAAGCATGGTGAGAAATTAAAAATGAATTGGTCTAAAGTGATCGGCGCCAAAGGCCGGGCCAAGATCGGCACCCGAGAACATAACGGCAACACTTACAATGAAGTGAAACGATTCCTTGAGCCTGAGGCAGCCACTCAGCCCGCAAGCGGCAAGAACTTTAAGCCCGGCTCTTTCTGA
- a CDS encoding DEAD/DEAH box helicase, producing the protein MELRLYQQEAKAAIFSEWDKGNLKTLLVLPTGTGKTIVFAKVAEECVRTGERVLIMAHRAELLEQAADKIKKATGLICSVEKAEQSCLGSWYRVIVGSVQSLTREKRLQQFDTDYFDTIIVDEAHHSISDSYQNVLQYFNEAKVLGVTATPDRSDMRDLGQYFNSLAYEYTLPRAIKEGYLSKIKAQTIPLKLDLTGVGMQNGDFKAADLDTALDPYLYQIAQEMLKYCSDRKTVVFLPLVKTSQKFRDILNEVGLGLRAAEVNGNSMDRSEVLQDFEQGKYNVLCNSMLLTEGWDCPSVDCVVVLRPTKVRSLYCQMVGRGTRLSPRKEDLLILDFLWHMERHELCRPAHLIATTEEIAQKMTEKIENDPCPLDIEAVEKQASDDVVAAREEALAKKLAEMKKRKRKLVDPLQFEMSIQAEDLSGYVPSFGWEMSPPSEKQIATLEKLGIFPDEIDNAGKAAKLLDRLDKRRSEGLTTPKQIRFLESRGFQHVGTWQFEHAKRLIDRIAANGWHIPSGIVPNEYRPGGDT; encoded by the coding sequence ATGGAGCTACGGTTATATCAGCAGGAGGCTAAGGCAGCGATTTTCAGTGAGTGGGACAAGGGAAATTTGAAGACACTGCTTGTGCTGCCCACAGGAACGGGCAAGACGATAGTGTTTGCCAAAGTCGCCGAAGAATGTGTAAGAACAGGTGAACGAGTCCTTATCATGGCTCATCGTGCCGAGCTATTAGAGCAGGCGGCAGATAAAATAAAAAAAGCTACCGGCCTTATCTGTTCGGTAGAAAAAGCGGAACAAAGTTGTTTAGGGAGTTGGTACCGGGTTATTGTCGGCTCGGTACAAAGTTTAACTAGAGAAAAGCGGCTGCAGCAATTTGATACAGATTATTTCGACACCATCATTGTCGATGAAGCGCACCATTCCATTTCGGACAGCTATCAAAATGTTTTGCAGTATTTCAATGAAGCAAAAGTATTGGGTGTAACCGCAACACCAGACCGTAGCGACATGCGGGACCTTGGACAATACTTTAACAGCCTAGCCTATGAATATACACTGCCGCGTGCTATCAAAGAAGGGTATCTGAGCAAGATTAAGGCTCAGACTATCCCCCTGAAACTTGATTTAACCGGCGTAGGCATGCAAAACGGCGACTTTAAAGCTGCTGACCTGGACACAGCATTAGACCCATATCTATATCAGATTGCGCAGGAAATGCTGAAATACTGCAGCGACCGCAAAACCGTAGTATTTTTACCGCTAGTAAAAACAAGCCAGAAATTCCGAGATATCTTAAACGAAGTCGGCCTTGGCCTTAGGGCTGCCGAGGTGAACGGCAACAGCATGGACCGCTCCGAGGTGCTGCAAGACTTCGAGCAAGGCAAATATAATGTGCTGTGCAACTCCATGCTACTCACGGAAGGCTGGGACTGCCCAAGCGTAGATTGCGTCGTTGTACTCCGGCCAACCAAGGTACGCAGTCTCTATTGTCAGATGGTGGGACGCGGGACAAGGCTTTCCCCGAGGAAAGAAGATTTATTGATTCTGGACTTCCTTTGGCATATGGAGCGGCATGAGCTATGCCGGCCAGCTCACTTGATTGCTACCACTGAAGAAATCGCCCAGAAGATGACAGAAAAAATAGAGAACGACCCCTGCCCACTAGACATAGAGGCTGTGGAAAAACAAGCCTCTGACGATGTGGTGGCAGCCCGGGAAGAGGCCTTGGCCAAGAAGTTGGCGGAAATGAAGAAACGAAAGCGCAAACTTGTCGATCCGCTGCAGTTCGAAATGTCGATCCAGGCTGAAGACCTTTCCGGATATGTTCCGTCCTTCGGATGGGAAATGTCGCCGCCCAGTGAAAAGCAAATTGCCACGCTTGAAAAGCTTGGCATATTCCCGGATGAAATCGATAATGCCGGCAAGGCTGCCAAGCTGCTGGACAGGCTGGACAAGCGCCGATCAGAGGGACTTACTACGCCAAAGCAAATTCGGTTCCTGGAAAGTCGCGGTTTTCAGCACGTCGGTACCTGGCAATTTGAGCATGCCAAGCGCTTGATTGACCGGATAGCGGCCAATGGCTGGCACATCCCTTCTGGCATTGTTCCTAATGAATATCGCCCTGGTGGTGACACATAA
- a CDS encoding AAA family ATPase, producing MDKIDLLPLLEYIDPANLSYQEWVNVGMALKLEGYTASDWDNWSRRDSARYRSGECFKKWTSFHGSNTPVTGGTIVDMAKAGGWEPSSRKEDYELDWDDTIGKDDKVIIDKNWLEGREVTEPETWDPVKDLVTYLETLFDSTENVGYVTSAWQKEGDNKYLPTKGNWDRTAGQLIEELNICDDDIGLVFGDYKPECGAWIRFNPLDGKGCKNDNVTDFRYSLVESDNMEIEKQNEIIRALELPVACLVHSGGKSLHAIVRIDAGSYEEYRKRVDYLYSICKKNGLEVDPQNRNPSRLSRMPGVIRNGHKQWLVDTNIGKANFTEWKEWIESVNDDLPEPESMADAWNNLPELAPSLIDGILRQGHKILIAGPSKAGKSFGLIELCCAIAEGQKWLSWACAQGKVLYVNLELDRASCLHRFKDVYQALKWEPKNVGNIDIWNLRGKSIPMDKLAPKLIRRAAKKNYIAIVIDPIYKVITGDENSADQMANFCNQFDKVCTELGCAVIYCHHHSKGAQGGKRSMDRASGSGVFARDPDALIDLIELDITEELYKQEENKAVSAACVAFLEANYPAWEDNVSQDDQCSEKTMLDYCNRVLLREAYIEMINHFVHPARQRVRQRTAWRIEGTLREFPKFKPVNLWFDYPAHYVDTIGVLKDVEADGDQPAWKRNFKKRKTPAEGKKTRGTSLESAFEAAGFNGQPTVKGMAEYMSVTEKTVKNHLKEHGGFLVDNQGAVFKKGK from the coding sequence ATGGATAAAATTGACCTGTTGCCATTACTGGAATATATTGACCCCGCCAACCTGTCATACCAGGAATGGGTAAATGTGGGTATGGCGCTCAAGCTGGAAGGATATACGGCCAGTGACTGGGATAACTGGAGCCGGCGTGATTCTGCCCGGTACCGGTCAGGCGAGTGCTTCAAAAAATGGACCAGCTTTCATGGCTCAAATACGCCGGTAACCGGCGGCACAATCGTTGACATGGCAAAAGCCGGCGGCTGGGAGCCATCCAGCCGGAAAGAAGACTATGAGCTTGACTGGGATGATACTATCGGTAAAGACGATAAAGTTATTATTGATAAAAACTGGCTGGAGGGCCGGGAGGTTACCGAGCCAGAAACCTGGGACCCGGTAAAAGACTTGGTAACCTATCTGGAAACTCTGTTTGACAGCACCGAGAATGTCGGCTATGTAACCAGCGCCTGGCAAAAGGAAGGCGACAATAAATATTTGCCCACCAAAGGAAACTGGGACCGTACCGCCGGCCAGCTCATTGAAGAACTCAATATTTGTGACGACGATATCGGCCTTGTTTTTGGTGACTACAAACCCGAATGCGGGGCCTGGATACGGTTTAACCCCCTGGACGGTAAGGGTTGTAAAAATGATAATGTAACGGATTTTAGGTATTCGCTGGTTGAATCGGACAATATGGAAATTGAAAAACAGAATGAAATCATCCGGGCGCTGGAGTTGCCGGTAGCCTGCCTGGTTCATTCCGGCGGGAAAAGCCTACATGCCATTGTGCGGATTGATGCCGGCAGCTACGAAGAATATCGCAAGCGGGTTGACTACTTGTATTCTATTTGCAAAAAAAACGGACTTGAGGTTGACCCACAGAACAGAAACCCGTCCAGGCTATCCAGGATGCCGGGCGTAATACGGAACGGCCATAAGCAATGGCTGGTAGATACCAATATAGGCAAAGCCAATTTTACCGAATGGAAAGAATGGATTGAAAGCGTCAATGATGATTTGCCGGAACCAGAGAGTATGGCGGATGCATGGAACAATCTGCCGGAGCTGGCGCCCTCTCTAATTGACGGTATCCTTCGGCAAGGGCATAAAATCCTGATTGCCGGGCCGTCTAAGGCGGGGAAGTCCTTTGGGCTTATAGAGTTATGCTGCGCCATTGCTGAGGGCCAAAAATGGCTATCATGGGCTTGTGCGCAGGGGAAAGTCCTGTACGTTAACCTAGAACTGGACCGGGCCAGCTGTTTGCACCGGTTTAAGGATGTATACCAAGCTTTAAAATGGGAGCCGAAAAATGTCGGTAATATCGATATCTGGAACCTCAGAGGCAAATCCATTCCCATGGACAAGCTGGCCCCCAAACTCATCCGGCGTGCTGCTAAGAAAAATTATATTGCCATTGTTATTGACCCGATCTATAAAGTTATCACCGGCGACGAAAACAGCGCCGATCAGATGGCCAACTTCTGCAATCAGTTTGATAAGGTATGCACAGAGCTTGGCTGCGCGGTAATTTACTGTCATCATCACTCAAAGGGCGCCCAGGGCGGCAAGCGGTCCATGGACCGGGCTTCCGGTTCTGGCGTATTCGCTAGGGACCCTGACGCACTAATTGACCTGATTGAGTTGGATATAACAGAAGAGCTTTATAAGCAGGAAGAAAATAAGGCTGTCAGCGCCGCCTGCGTGGCGTTTCTGGAGGCAAATTACCCTGCCTGGGAGGATAATGTATCACAGGACGACCAATGCAGCGAGAAGACCATGCTGGACTATTGCAACAGAGTTTTGTTGCGAGAAGCGTACATCGAAATGATAAACCACTTTGTACATCCTGCCCGGCAACGGGTACGGCAGCGTACAGCCTGGCGCATCGAAGGGACGCTGCGGGAGTTCCCGAAGTTCAAGCCGGTCAATCTGTGGTTTGATTACCCGGCTCACTACGTGGATACCATTGGTGTACTCAAGGACGTGGAGGCGGACGGGGACCAGCCGGCGTGGAAAAGGAACTTCAAAAAGAGAAAAACGCCGGCAGAAGGTAAAAAAACACGCGGAACATCCCTTGAAAGTGCATTTGAAGCAGCCGGTTTTAATGGTCAACCGACTGTGAAAGGCATGGCGGAATACATGAGCGTAACTGAAAAAACTGTAAAAAATCATCTAAAAGAACATGGTGGTTTTTTAGTCGATAATCAAGGAGCTGTTTTTAAAAAAGGAAAGTAA
- a CDS encoding RusA family crossover junction endodeoxyribonuclease, translated as MIEFFIAMQLPTVTHQEKKVSVVNGKPVFYEPDELKDARQKFTAYLAKHVPANKYTGATRLVTKWCYPRGTHKNGEYKTTKPDTDNMIKLLKDVMTELGFWKDDALVASEITEKFWADVPGIYVRIEKL; from the coding sequence ATGATTGAATTTTTCATAGCCATGCAGTTACCAACGGTTACACATCAGGAAAAGAAAGTATCCGTGGTAAATGGCAAGCCAGTGTTTTATGAACCGGATGAACTAAAGGATGCCCGGCAAAAGTTTACCGCCTATCTCGCAAAACATGTGCCGGCCAATAAATATACTGGAGCAACGCGGCTTGTTACAAAATGGTGTTATCCCAGAGGTACTCACAAAAACGGAGAGTACAAGACCACAAAGCCCGATACCGATAACATGATCAAGCTACTCAAAGACGTTATGACTGAACTCGGTTTCTGGAAAGATGACGCATTAGTAGCGAGTGAAATCACAGAAAAGTTCTGGGCCGATGTTCCGGGAATTTATGTTCGGATTGAAAAGCTGTGA
- a CDS encoding zinc-finger-containing protein: MNVICQYCGNLAIYTDSACIYGRSYGMVYYCKDCNAWVGVHKGTDKPLGILANAELRDWKIKAHASFDPLWKSGKMKRHRAYKWLAEQLGKPRNETHIGMFCVEDCKRVVEVCSGCKI; the protein is encoded by the coding sequence TTGAATGTAATATGTCAATACTGCGGCAATCTTGCGATATATACAGACAGCGCATGTATTTACGGCAGAAGCTATGGTATGGTCTACTACTGCAAGGACTGTAATGCTTGGGTAGGAGTGCATAAGGGGACGGATAAGCCGTTAGGAATCTTAGCCAATGCGGAATTACGAGATTGGAAGATAAAGGCTCATGCAAGCTTTGACCCGCTATGGAAGTCAGGAAAAATGAAACGTCATAGGGCTTACAAATGGCTTGCCGAGCAGTTAGGGAAACCACGAAACGAAACTCATATTGGGATGTTTTGCGTGGAGGATTGCAAGCGGGTTGTAGAGGTTTGCAGTGGCTGCAAGATTTGA
- a CDS encoding nicotinamide mononucleotide transporter, with the protein MMTNSIPWLIAGAALFATILNIRKDRRCFLIWTGTNLYWTVYDAVNGLYAQAALFMVYLVLALVGLWKWRKNSD; encoded by the coding sequence ATGATGACTAATAGTATTCCCTGGCTCATCGCCGGTGCCGCTCTGTTTGCAACGATACTGAACATCCGCAAAGACCGTCGCTGTTTCCTAATTTGGACGGGAACAAATTTATATTGGACCGTGTATGATGCGGTCAATGGTTTATACGCCCAGGCGGCGCTGTTCATGGTTTATCTGGTGCTGGCGCTAGTGGGGTTGTGGAAATGGAGGAAAAACAGTGATTAA
- a CDS encoding ParB/RepB/Spo0J family partition protein gives MITNIKIDRISPHPDNPRKDLGDLSELAESIKANGILQNLTVVPWFSEITRAPADDGKMDGHYRVIIGHRRLAAAKLAGLTEVPCVIADMDPKNQVATMLLENMQRNDLTIWEQAQGFQMMLDFGETIGDIAKQTGFSYSTISRRVKLMDLDKDKFQQSVDRGATLQDYAELDKIGDVKLKNSVLESIGTSNFQWKLKQAINQEKQEKGKAALIAELETFATRVQKTDGLRQVQWFSVYSGTKVIKPADAGETRYFFTDNSYNIILYKESSGNEPGCSAGPSAAGPSAEEQKQLQERCQQLDELHKQAYELRGEFVKNYAGRQKDARNIMSFALEAMLLGDIGYGYSTYLGKKLGIEIPEPEDEDDDRDEDDIACEAIAEAFEALPEKVLFTAAYCGLEKERTRYYGWQCKYEGNAALDAIYDALEKIGYEISEEERALRDGTHELYVRDKE, from the coding sequence ATGATTACAAATATTAAAATAGATAGAATATCCCCGCATCCCGATAATCCCCGAAAAGACTTAGGTGACCTAAGCGAGCTTGCAGAAAGCATCAAGGCCAACGGAATATTACAAAATCTTACGGTTGTGCCTTGGTTTAGCGAGATCACAAGGGCACCCGCAGATGATGGTAAAATGGACGGTCACTATCGCGTTATAATCGGACATCGTCGCCTGGCAGCAGCGAAGCTTGCAGGCCTGACGGAGGTACCCTGCGTAATAGCCGACATGGACCCCAAAAACCAAGTCGCAACCATGTTACTTGAAAACATGCAACGCAACGATCTGACTATATGGGAGCAGGCGCAAGGTTTCCAGATGATGCTTGACTTCGGAGAGACAATTGGGGATATCGCGAAACAAACCGGTTTTTCGTACAGCACGATCAGCCGCCGGGTTAAGCTGATGGATCTGGACAAAGATAAATTCCAGCAATCGGTGGATCGCGGCGCTACTCTTCAGGACTATGCGGAACTGGACAAAATCGGCGACGTCAAGCTAAAGAATAGCGTCTTAGAATCCATCGGGACTTCGAATTTCCAGTGGAAGCTCAAACAGGCCATCAACCAAGAAAAGCAGGAAAAGGGCAAAGCCGCTCTGATCGCGGAGCTTGAAACATTCGCTACCCGTGTCCAGAAAACGGACGGGCTGCGTCAAGTGCAGTGGTTCTCGGTTTATTCTGGAACAAAAGTCATAAAGCCAGCTGACGCAGGCGAGACGAGGTATTTCTTCACCGATAATTCGTACAACATTATATTGTATAAAGAGTCGTCAGGGAACGAGCCTGGTTGCTCCGCAGGGCCGTCGGCGGCAGGGCCGTCGGCGGAGGAACAGAAGCAATTGCAGGAGCGGTGCCAGCAACTGGACGAGCTCCACAAGCAGGCCTACGAGCTGCGGGGCGAGTTCGTCAAAAATTACGCCGGGCGCCAGAAGGACGCCCGCAACATCATGTCGTTTGCATTGGAAGCAATGCTGCTGGGCGATATTGGTTACGGCTATTCTACATACCTCGGCAAGAAGCTAGGCATCGAGATCCCCGAGCCCGAGGATGAGGACGACGACCGCGACGAGGACGATATCGCGTGCGAGGCGATTGCCGAAGCTTTCGAGGCATTGCCGGAGAAAGTGCTATTCACCGCCGCGTATTGCGGGCTGGAGAAAGAGCGAACCCGCTATTACGGCTGGCAATGCAAGTATGAGGGGAACGCGGCACTCGACGCGATTTACGACGCCCTCGAAAAAATAGGCTACGAAATATCCGAAGAAGAGCGTGCACTTCGTGATGGCACGCATGAACTATATGTACGCGACAAGGAATGA